CGCGCTGGCCTGGGGTCCCTCTCTCTGGTCCGCCTTTGACCGGCTTGAGGTGGTGGAGCAAACTGCCAAGGTCTTTTACTATGTGGACCGGATCGGCGGCGGCGTGGAAATCACGCAGGAACAGGCAGACACGCTACGCTCCATGACCGGTTTCTATCAAAAGCTGGCCGGAAAACGGGACACATGAGGATGCCGCCGAGTCCCCAGAGTCTCCTTGCCCCCGAGCGGCGCGCCAAAATTTTGGAGCTAGTGCGCCATGACAAGAGCGTGCTGGTCAAGGATTTATGTGTTCAGTTCGGCGTCACAAGTGAGACGATCCGCAAGGACCTGACTCTTTTGGAGCAGGAGGGGCATCTGATCAAAACCTATGGTGGGGCCTATATCCAGGACGGCGTGAAAAACGAGATCGATGTCAGCATCCGGAAAATGCTGCTGCCAGAGATCAAAGACGCCATCGGGCAGCGCTGCGCCTCTTTGGTGGAGGAGGGGGACACCGTCTTTCTGGATGAAAGCACTACCTGCCTCGCCGTAGCCCGCCATCTGCTGCATAGGGACATCACAGTGGTCACCAACTCCCTGGATATCGCCCAAGTCTTTTCCGACAGCGGCCAGGGAAAGCTGCTGCTCTCCGGCGGGGAGTTGGATCGGAAAAACCGCTGTTTTGTAGGCGGCAGCGCCGAGGATTTCCTCTCCCGGTACTATATGGACAAGAGCTTCGTCTCCTGCCGGGGCGCGGACCGCGCCGCAGGCATCACAGACGGCAGCGCCGTCAATGGGCGTATCCGCTCCATGATGCTCCAGCGGGCCAAACAGCGTTTTTTGGTATTGGACCACACCAAGCTCAATAAAGCCAACTTTTTCCGAATTTGTGATTTTGATGCGATCCACACTGTTGTCGCGGATGCTTTTCCAGATACCGGCTGGTGGGAATTTTTTCGTCAGAGAGGGATTCAGGTCCTGGAATCCGGGACGCAAGGAGGTTAAGCACCATGTCATATACCGCTGCACAGCTCATTGAGCTTTTGCACCTGCTCCCTCATCCAGAGGGCGGCTGGTACGCTTTCCGGGAATCCAGCGGCCAGGTGTTGCCTGCTCTGCTGGGTTTTCCCGGTCATCGGGAGAGCTGCAGCTACATCTATTACCTGCTCCAGCGAGGCGAAATCTCCCGCTGGCATCAGCTCAAGGCCACCGAGGTTTGGACCTGGCACCAGGGCGGTAGCCTGGAGATGACCCTGGGCGGCACGGGGACCCTCCCGGTACCAGAGAGCACACTGACCCTGGGGCCCCGCCTGGAGGCGGGAGAGCAGTTCCAGCGGATGACGCCTGCAAACTGCTGGCAGACCACCCGCGTGGTGGACGGGGACTTCGTTTTGGTATCCTGCGTAGTCTCACCGGCTTTCCAGGGCGAGGACTGCCTGCTTCCCTTGGAGCCTTTAGACAATGAGATTTATGAATAAAGGGGGAATTTCCATGGACCTCTCACTCTTCTCCCTGGAGGGAAAAACGGCGCTGGTCACAGGCGTAAGCCGGGGGCTTGGACAGGCCATGGCCATTGCCCTGGCAAGGGCTGGGGCCGACATTGTGGGCGTTGGGCTGCGCGGTATGGGCGACACCCAAGCCTTGGTGGAAGCCGAGGGCCGCCGCACCTATGAAATCTGCGCGGACCTTTCTCAGCGAAACGCGGCAGAGCGTGTTGCAAAGGAGGCTCTCGCCGCCTTCGGCAAGGTGGATATCCTGGTCAACAACGCCGGCATCATCAAGCTCTCCCCGGCAGAGAACCACACGATGGAGGACTTTGATGCCGTGATGGAGGTGAACCTTCGCTCCCTGTTCCTTCTCACTCGGGAGATTGCCCGTCAGATGATTTCTCTGGGGCATGGTAAGATCATCAACACCTGCTCCGTCCAGTCCATGAAAGGCGGCAGCGGCGATGCGGCGTATGTCGCCAGCAAGCACGCCGTTCACGGCCTGACCCGGGCCTGGGCCAACGAGTGGGGCCGGTACAACATCCAGGTCAACGGCATCGCCCCAGGCTACATGGTGACAGATAACACCGCCAAGCTCCGGCAGAACCGCGAGGCGGTGGCCGCCATCACCGCCCAGATTCCCCTAGGCCGCTGGGGAAAGCCGGAGGATCTGATGGGGCCGGTGGTCTTTCTGGCCTCCAACGCCTCAAACTTTGTAAACGGCCACCTGCTGGTGGCGGACGGCGGATACCTCAACGCATAATCAAACATACGTAAATTTTAGATAGGAGTGAATCCCATGTCAGAAGAGCTTAAGCAAGTAACCCACATCGACAACGTGCGGCTGGGAGAGGACGAAAAAAGTGTGGTCATCATCGATCAAACTCAGCTCCCCAACCGGACCGTCTACCTGACCCTCCGCACCCCGGAGGAGATGTATGACGCTATCAAGCTTCTACAGGTCCGGGGCGCCCCCGCCATTGGTATCTGTGCAGGCTACAGCATTTATGCCCTGGCCCGCCAGTGGGAGATCGGCAGCTACACCGAATTTGCCCAGAAATTCCACGAGCAAAAGGAGTACCTCAACTCTTCCCGCCCCACCGCCGTCAACCTCAGTTGGGCGCTGAACCGGATGGAGGGCCTGGTGACTGCCAACGCGGGCAAGCCTGTGAGTGAAATTCTGGATCTGCTCGGCAAGGAGTGCCGCGCCATCCATGAAGAGGACATCGCCATGTGCCGGGCTATCTCCGAATACGGCCTGAGCCTCATCAAGGAGGGCGACGGTGTTCTGACCCACTGCAACGCCGGGCCTCTGGCTACCTCCCGCTACGGCACTGCTCTAGGCCCCTTGTTCCTGGGCAAAGAGCGGGGCATGAACTTCCACGTGTTCTCTGATGAGACCCGCCCTCTGCTGCAGGGCGCCCGCCTGACCTCTTATGAGCTGCAAAAGGCTGGGATTGATGTGACGCTGATCTGCGACAATATGGCCTCCATTGTCATGAAGAACGGCTGGGTACAGGCCTGCTTCGTAGGCTGCGACCGGGTGGCCGCCAACGGTGATGCCGCCAACAAAATCGGTACCAGCGGCGTGGCGATTCTAGCCAAGCACTACGGGATTCCCTTCTATGTTCTGGGCCCCACCTCCACCATTGACCTGAACTGCCCTGACGGAGACCACATCCCCATTGAACTGCGGGATCCCGCGGAAATCCGGGAGAAGTGGTACGCCGAGCCCATGGCTCTGCCGGAGGTCAAGTGCTATAACCCAGCCTTTGATGTTACCGACCACACCCTGATCTCCGGCATTGTCACGGAGAAAGGGATCTGCCGCGCCCCCTATACGGAGAGTCTGGCCGCGCTGTTCAAGAAGTGACGGAGGATATTTGTGCCGGTTTTTGACGGATTCTGTTCAGATTTCGTCTTGCAATGACGCAGCGCAGATAGTATGATAGAGGTGTTCTACAGGCTTGGCCTGTTCACACAGCGGAAAATCTGTGAAACTGTTTGTCCAGCGGGCAATTTGGCTTCACACCGCCAATTCATGAGGAGGAATGAATGAGATGAAAGTAAGCAAGAAACTCGCAGCACTGTTCCTGTCCCTTGCAATGGTTCTGTCTCTGGCTGCCTGTGGCAGCGGTACAGACACCACAGAGGATGACACCACCGGAGATGACGCCACCGCCACGGAAACCGGCCTGAAGATCTGTATCATCACCACCTCCGGCATTGACGATGGTTCCTTCAACCAGAACTGCTATGAGGGTATCCAGGCCTTCCTGGCAGATCATGCAGACTGCACAGTGACCGACATCAAGGAAGGAGACTACAACAAGCTGGTTCCCACCGTGGAGGAGATGGCAGGCGATTATGACGTCTTTGTCCTGCCCGGCTTCAACTTCTCCAACGTGGGCGACGTGGCTGCCGCCAACCCTGACACGTATTTCATCGTGGTGGACTCCACCATCACCGACAGCGAGGGCAACCCCATGAGCCTGGACAATGTGTACACCATGACCTTCTCCGAGCAGGAGAGCGGCTTCTTCGCCGGCGTTGCCGCCGCGATGGAGACCAAGACCGGTAAGGTGGCTGTGGTTAACGGCATGGCTTATCCCTCTAATGTCAACTATCAGTATGGCTTCATGTCCGGCGTGAACTACGCCAACAAGCACTACGGCACCACCGCGCAGTGTGTGGAACTGCCCTCCTACGCCGGTGTGGACCTGGCTGGCACCAACGTGGGCGGTAACTACATCGGCGACTTCGCGGATGAGGCCACCGGCAAGGTTGTGGGTGACGCTCTGGTAGCCGAGGGCTGCGATGTGCTGTTCGTGGCTGCGGGCAACGCTGGCAACGGCACCTTTACCGCCGCGAAGGAGGCTGACGGTGTTTGGCTGATCGGCTGTGATATCGACCAGTATGACGACGGCGCCAAGGGCAGCGAGAATATTATGCTCACCTCCACCCTGAAGAAGATGGACACCCATGTGCAAAAGCAGCTGACCGCCATCTATGACGGTACCTTCGTAGGCGAGGACGCCTTCCTGAGCGTCTCCACCGATGGTGTTGGCTATGTCTCGGAAGATGGCCGCCAGCAGCTCTCCGAGGAAACTCTGGAAAAGCTGGCTGAGTGCTATGAGCTGGTAAAGGACGGCACCATCGTCCCTGCCGCTGACGCCACTGTGAACGACTATACCCCCGATAATTTCCCCGGCCTGTAAGCTTCAGAAAGGACGTGACCTATCATGACGAAAACCTCTGTTTCCGCCAGCATCAGTGTCAAGGACGCTGAGATTGCCAAAATTGTTCTCATGCCCGGCGACCCCCTGCGGGCCAAGCACGTGGCAGAGCGCTATCTGGAAACCCCCGTCTGCTTTAATACCGTGCGCAATATGCTAGGCTATACCGGCACTTACAAGGGGAAGAAAATCTCCGTGATGGGCAGCGGCATGGGCATTCCCTCCATGGGGCTCTATGCTACCGAGCTGTACACCCAGTTTGACGTGGACGCCATCATCCGAATTGGTTCCGCCGGCGGCCTGGTGGACGAGGTGCATATGCGGGACGTGGTGATCGCCATGGCCGCGTCCTCGAACTCCAGCTACGGTGATGCGTTCGGCCTGCCCGGACATCTGACT
Above is a genomic segment from Pusillibacter faecalis containing:
- a CDS encoding DeoR/GlpR family DNA-binding transcription regulator, encoding MPPSPQSLLAPERRAKILELVRHDKSVLVKDLCVQFGVTSETIRKDLTLLEQEGHLIKTYGGAYIQDGVKNEIDVSIRKMLLPEIKDAIGQRCASLVEEGDTVFLDESTTCLAVARHLLHRDITVVTNSLDIAQVFSDSGQGKLLLSGGELDRKNRCFVGGSAEDFLSRYYMDKSFVSCRGADRAAGITDGSAVNGRIRSMMLQRAKQRFLVLDHTKLNKANFFRICDFDAIHTVVADAFPDTGWWEFFRQRGIQVLESGTQGG
- a CDS encoding cupin domain-containing protein; its protein translation is MSYTAAQLIELLHLLPHPEGGWYAFRESSGQVLPALLGFPGHRESCSYIYYLLQRGEISRWHQLKATEVWTWHQGGSLEMTLGGTGTLPVPESTLTLGPRLEAGEQFQRMTPANCWQTTRVVDGDFVLVSCVVSPAFQGEDCLLPLEPLDNEIYE
- a CDS encoding SDR family oxidoreductase, which produces MDLSLFSLEGKTALVTGVSRGLGQAMAIALARAGADIVGVGLRGMGDTQALVEAEGRRTYEICADLSQRNAAERVAKEALAAFGKVDILVNNAGIIKLSPAENHTMEDFDAVMEVNLRSLFLLTREIARQMISLGHGKIINTCSVQSMKGGSGDAAYVASKHAVHGLTRAWANEWGRYNIQVNGIAPGYMVTDNTAKLRQNREAVAAITAQIPLGRWGKPEDLMGPVVFLASNASNFVNGHLLVADGGYLNA
- the mtnA gene encoding S-methyl-5-thioribose-1-phosphate isomerase, producing MSEELKQVTHIDNVRLGEDEKSVVIIDQTQLPNRTVYLTLRTPEEMYDAIKLLQVRGAPAIGICAGYSIYALARQWEIGSYTEFAQKFHEQKEYLNSSRPTAVNLSWALNRMEGLVTANAGKPVSEILDLLGKECRAIHEEDIAMCRAISEYGLSLIKEGDGVLTHCNAGPLATSRYGTALGPLFLGKERGMNFHVFSDETRPLLQGARLTSYELQKAGIDVTLICDNMASIVMKNGWVQACFVGCDRVAANGDAANKIGTSGVAILAKHYGIPFYVLGPTSTIDLNCPDGDHIPIELRDPAEIREKWYAEPMALPEVKCYNPAFDVTDHTLISGIVTEKGICRAPYTESLAALFKK
- a CDS encoding BMP family lipoprotein, with the protein product MKVSKKLAALFLSLAMVLSLAACGSGTDTTEDDTTGDDATATETGLKICIITTSGIDDGSFNQNCYEGIQAFLADHADCTVTDIKEGDYNKLVPTVEEMAGDYDVFVLPGFNFSNVGDVAAANPDTYFIVVDSTITDSEGNPMSLDNVYTMTFSEQESGFFAGVAAAMETKTGKVAVVNGMAYPSNVNYQYGFMSGVNYANKHYGTTAQCVELPSYAGVDLAGTNVGGNYIGDFADEATGKVVGDALVAEGCDVLFVAAGNAGNGTFTAAKEADGVWLIGCDIDQYDDGAKGSENIMLTSTLKKMDTHVQKQLTAIYDGTFVGEDAFLSVSTDGVGYVSEDGRQQLSEETLEKLAECYELVKDGTIVPAADATVNDYTPDNFPGL
- the deoD gene encoding purine-nucleoside phosphorylase, which translates into the protein MTKTSVSASISVKDAEIAKIVLMPGDPLRAKHVAERYLETPVCFNTVRNMLGYTGTYKGKKISVMGSGMGIPSMGLYATELYTQFDVDAIIRIGSAGGLVDEVHMRDVVIAMAASSNSSYGDAFGLPGHLTPVANYGMLANAVESAQQLGVHAKVGPVYTSDHFYYPTTEVNDKARELGHLAVEMETAGLYWTAAACHKKALSILTISDHIYTGEALSAEDRQESFHEMMEVALETAWRCVE